AGGCGCCTGCCAGATCTCCGCTGCCATTGAAAACGCGCGCCGATGTCGCCTTGGCGAGGCTGTCGAGCTGGCTCTTGTCGGCGTCGCCGAAAGTGATGCCGAACACCGGCACGCGCACCGGCGCCTGATGCCATTGCTCGAGGAAGCGGTCGGCGCTGCCATCGGTGCGGCCGTCGGTCATGATGACGATCGCCGGTAGGTATTTCGCAAGCTCGGCGGTTGCGGTGATCTTCTGCAGCGCCTGTTCGGCACAGGCATACATGTCCGTGCCGCCGCCGGCATGCTGCTCCGCGACATCGCCGAGCAACTGGCTCTGCCCGGCCGGGTCGCCGCTCGCCTCGAAAACGGTGCGCACCGTGCCGTCGAAGGGCAGCACGAAGATGCGGTCCGCGGGCGTCCATTGCGCCAGGACCTCGCTCGCCTTCTCCGGTGTGAACAGGAACTGTGCGGCCGCTTGGAGCTGCTTCTCGCCTTCGTTCTCCATCGAGCCGGAGAAGTCGAAACAGAGCGCCGTCAGCGACGGCTTGCGCAAGGCCTGCTGGTAAAGATCCAGCGCCTTACGGATCACCGCCGGCTCCGGCATGCGGATCGAGGTCACCAGCTTGCCCGGATCGAAATTCCAGTCCGGTTCAGCCGCGGCCTGGATCGCCGAGCCGCCAAGCGGCAGCCGCCGGCCGGTGTCGGCGATGCGTTTGCGCACCGCGTCCGACTGCAGATAGGCGAGCAGATCGGTGAAGAATTTTTCGACATCCGGGCCGTGGCCATGGTCGATGAAGCCGAGCGGCGAATCGCCGACGGCGACCCCGTCGGCCGGATAGATCGCATAGAGCGGCTCGTCGCCCATCTGCTTTAACTTATTGTTGGCCTCCTTGAGCGTCGCTTCGTAGTTCCACATCGCGTCATAGAGCGTGCCCTGACGCGCGGACTCGACATAGAGGTCGGCGAGCCAGCCGGACGATCCGGAAGACCTCTCGACGCCCTGCAGCAGGCCGCTGACCGTGTCGTGCACGGCCGGATTGTCGAGATCGCCGGGCTCGATCACCTGCTTGCCGCCAAGCGCGCTGGACAGCATGGCGAGATAGGCGCTGGCGCCCGAATTCGACTGCGTGGCCGAGGTCATCAGGAATTTCAGCTTGCCATCCTTCACCGCGGCGAGGATGTCCTTCATGAACACTTGCTTGCCGACCCAACCGAGTTCGGCGGCCCTCGATTTGCGCACGCCCAAAATGACCGGCATCTGCGCGATCGAGGTCAGGTTGCGCACCTTGCGGCCGGAATCGAACAGGTCGACCCAGACGCTCGATGCCGGCCACACCGCATCCTGCTCTAGGCCATCAGGCTTTTGCAGGCCGAGCCCGATGTCGAGCGACCCCTGGTAGGAGATGGTGCAGGTCGCACCCTGCTTGGCGCAGAACTCCTGCACGATCGGCTCCAGCACCGTGTTTTCGGAGCCGGAGACGATCGAGAATTTCACATTGCTGGAATTGCAGGCGGCCAGCAGCAGGGAGACCGCAAGGACGAGAACCGACGTCAGCGTCTTCGGCATCAAGCCTCCGTCAGCCCTGGGTGAGCGCTTTCTTGAGATCGGCGGTCATCTGGTCCATCTGCTTCTCGGCGTCGGCCCGTTTTTGCCGGCCCTCCTGCTGGACCTTGAGCACGCCTTGCACGGTGTCGATGAGATCGCGGTTGGCCTGCGCCAGCGTTTCGACGTCGACGATGCCGCGCTGCGCCTGCTCCTCGATCGAGATCGCCTGATCCTTCATCATCTTCGATGTCTGGCGGATCATCTCGTTGGTGGCGTCCGTCACCGTCTTCTGCAGCTCGAGCGCCGATTTCTGGTTGGTCAGGCCAAGCAGGATGACCATTTTCTGCTTCCAGGCGGGCACGGTCAGCGCCGAAGTCGCCTGCAGATTCTCGATCAGCGTCTCATCACCGGACTGGACGATGCGGATCTGCGGCAGCTGCTGAATGCCGAGCTGGCGCGCCTGGACGAGGTAGAAAACCCGCTTTTCCAGCCGGTCGAGCGCTTGCACCGCGTCCTGATAGCCTTGCGCCTCCAATGTGCCGCCCGCGTCGCTGCCCTTGGCGTCGGCCGCCGCCTTCAGCTTGGGCAGTTCGTTGGCGCGGTAGTCGTCGACGAATTTTTTGCCGGCCTGCACATAGGCGTCGAGCTTGAGGATGGAGTCCTTCGTCTGCTCGTGCAGGTCGTCGAGCACTGCAATGTCGCGCCGCAGCGTGTCCTTGTGGCGGTCGAGTTCCAGGCCGATGCGGTCGATCTGTCCCGCAACATCCTCGTATTTTTCCTTGAAGCGCTCCAGCCGCGCCTTGAACGACGAAAACAGATTGCTGAGGAAACCCTGGTCTTTCAGCGAGGCCGGATCGAGGTTCTTGGCCTTCATGATGATGTCGGTCAGGAGGTCGCCGGTGTCGCCGAGATCGCGGTTGCGGATCTGCGACAGGATCCTGTCGGCATAGTCGCTGACGGATTGCTGGGCGCGGTCTCCAAAGACCGAAATCGCGGCGCGATCGCGCACGTCGATGCTGTCCTCGATCTTGGCGATTTCGGCTGGATTGGCTGCGATGACCGGCAATTGCGAAGTGTCGTCGAGCAGAGTGATGCTGTTCTTGTCGGCCATGCAGACCTCCCCCTCAGTGAACAGTATCTCGATAGACAGTCTGTAACAGAGATATGTCGCCGCTGTGGAGAAAGGAAGCCCCAGGCCACTTTCGGGGATAATTCGGGGTAAATAGCGTCACCTTTCAGCTACGTGCGCCACGGCAGCCGGCCCCGCCAGCCATTGCCTGACGATCGCGGCGTCGGGATCACCGATTTCGTGGCCCGATGGGATGATCCGGGCCTCGATCTCGCTACCGTGCCGGCTGAGCAGCGTCACCAGCGCCGGCGCGAAGGGTCCGTAGGTTTC
The genomic region above belongs to Mesorhizobium sp. B4-1-4 and contains:
- a CDS encoding substrate-binding domain-containing protein, which codes for MPKTLTSVLVLAVSLLLAACNSSNVKFSIVSGSENTVLEPIVQEFCAKQGATCTISYQGSLDIGLGLQKPDGLEQDAVWPASSVWVDLFDSGRKVRNLTSIAQMPVILGVRKSRAAELGWVGKQVFMKDILAAVKDGKLKFLMTSATQSNSGASAYLAMLSSALGGKQVIEPGDLDNPAVHDTVSGLLQGVERSSGSSGWLADLYVESARQGTLYDAMWNYEATLKEANNKLKQMGDEPLYAIYPADGVAVGDSPLGFIDHGHGPDVEKFFTDLLAYLQSDAVRKRIADTGRRLPLGGSAIQAAAEPDWNFDPGKLVTSIRMPEPAVIRKALDLYQQALRKPSLTALCFDFSGSMENEGEKQLQAAAQFLFTPEKASEVLAQWTPADRIFVLPFDGTVRTVFEASGDPAGQSQLLGDVAEQHAGGGTDMYACAEQALQKITATAELAKYLPAIVIMTDGRTDGSADRFLEQWHQAPVRVPVFGITFGDADKSQLDSLAKATSARVFNGSGDLAGAFRAARGYN
- a CDS encoding toxic anion resistance protein, which produces MADKNSITLLDDTSQLPVIAANPAEIAKIEDSIDVRDRAAISVFGDRAQQSVSDYADRILSQIRNRDLGDTGDLLTDIIMKAKNLDPASLKDQGFLSNLFSSFKARLERFKEKYEDVAGQIDRIGLELDRHKDTLRRDIAVLDDLHEQTKDSILKLDAYVQAGKKFVDDYRANELPKLKAAADAKGSDAGGTLEAQGYQDAVQALDRLEKRVFYLVQARQLGIQQLPQIRIVQSGDETLIENLQATSALTVPAWKQKMVILLGLTNQKSALELQKTVTDATNEMIRQTSKMMKDQAISIEEQAQRGIVDVETLAQANRDLIDTVQGVLKVQQEGRQKRADAEKQMDQMTADLKKALTQG